The Falsibacillus albus genome has a window encoding:
- a CDS encoding GNAT family N-acetyltransferase, with protein MFKNPNEEHRYMYKKEVLNNESLAMPTTNDRISIVPANEASWEDLEAVLGPARCHGAKCYCQRFKIPNSQWKLTDDDERAFQLRIQTDCENPESNFTSGLVAYLDHDPVGWCAVEPRIAFKKLMNSPVVWPGRDENKNDTSVWSITCFIVRKGFRRRGITYALTRAAVEFARKKGALAIEGYPMITVPEKDIPWGELHVGAYNAFIAAGFREVTRPTKRRVVMRIELQSEG; from the coding sequence GTGTTCAAAAATCCAAATGAGGAGCATCGATATATGTATAAAAAAGAGGTGTTGAATAATGAAAGCCTGGCTATGCCAACCACAAACGACCGAATTTCAATCGTACCAGCCAACGAAGCTTCGTGGGAGGACTTGGAAGCGGTTCTCGGACCTGCCAGGTGTCATGGGGCAAAATGCTATTGTCAGCGGTTTAAAATCCCGAACTCACAGTGGAAACTAACAGATGATGATGAACGTGCCTTCCAGCTGCGGATCCAGACGGATTGCGAAAATCCGGAATCCAACTTTACCAGCGGACTTGTCGCTTATCTTGATCATGATCCAGTCGGCTGGTGTGCGGTGGAACCGAGAATCGCATTCAAAAAGCTCATGAACAGCCCGGTTGTATGGCCAGGGCGGGATGAAAACAAGAACGACACTAGCGTTTGGTCCATCACGTGCTTCATTGTTCGCAAGGGCTTTCGTCGGCGCGGCATCACCTACGCTTTAACGCGGGCTGCCGTGGAATTTGCCAGGAAAAAAGGTGCCCTAGCCATTGAGGGATATCCAATGATCACGGTACCCGAAAAAGATATTCCATGGGGTGAACTTCATGTCGGTGCTTACAACGCGTTCATTGCAGCGGGTTTCCGTGAAGTTACCAGACCAACAAAAAGAAGAGTCGTCATGCGTATCGAACTTCAGTCGGAAGGCTAG
- a CDS encoding serine hydrolase domain-containing protein, protein MGFDDINMKERMKHYHVMGLSLALIENGEVSVVDQYGLNETGTTNAVKTDSIFNACSISKFLTAMIVMVLTEKGVLDLDEDVNSKLKSWKVPDFELITSKKVTLRHLLSHQSGIIDPDDSISELNPREGIPSMVELLEGKTPYCKAPIKVTFEPESDFHYSDAGFCIIQILIEDVTGKSFEDVATEQIFNPLKMDNSFFAKTTELNETFSCGHNKAGHLVDGKYTVYPYPAASGLWTTPADLARLVIELMNSLKGESEIGLSQLKASEMIHSQGCKEWTGLGVFLDGAEKGIEISSLGWGVGYQCMMAAAPYMGSGLVIMTNTDSGVHQLEGIIGEVYRSFTS, encoded by the coding sequence TTGGGATTCGATGATATTAACATGAAAGAAAGAATGAAGCATTATCATGTGATGGGTTTAAGCCTTGCTTTGATTGAAAATGGAGAAGTTAGCGTGGTTGATCAATATGGTTTGAATGAAACAGGAACCACGAATGCTGTAAAAACAGATTCCATCTTCAATGCCTGTTCAATAAGCAAGTTCTTAACAGCGATGATCGTTATGGTGTTAACAGAAAAGGGAGTGCTTGATTTAGATGAGGATGTAAACAGTAAGCTGAAATCTTGGAAAGTTCCTGATTTTGAACTTATTACTAGTAAAAAAGTGACTTTGCGTCATTTACTGAGTCATCAATCAGGAATTATCGATCCAGATGATAGTATTTCTGAGCTCAATCCTAGAGAAGGAATTCCTTCAATGGTTGAGTTACTTGAAGGGAAGACACCATATTGTAAAGCGCCAATTAAGGTGACTTTTGAGCCTGAAAGTGATTTTCACTATTCCGATGCTGGATTTTGTATTATACAAATACTGATTGAAGATGTAACCGGAAAGTCTTTTGAAGATGTAGCAACCGAACAAATCTTTAATCCGTTAAAAATGGACAATAGCTTTTTCGCGAAAACTACAGAATTAAACGAGACCTTTTCCTGCGGGCATAACAAAGCTGGCCATTTAGTTGATGGAAAATATACTGTTTATCCTTATCCAGCGGCATCTGGACTATGGACAACCCCTGCAGATCTAGCGAGATTGGTAATCGAATTAATGAATTCATTAAAAGGTGAAAGTGAAATTGGACTTTCTCAGCTGAAGGCATCAGAGATGATTCACTCTCAAGGTTGTAAAGAGTGGACGGGGCTTGGCGTATTTTTAGATGGTGCAGAAAAAGGAATTGAAATTTCATCCCTTGGGTGGGGAGTCGGCTACCAATGTATGATGGCTGCTGCTCCTTATATGGGGAGTGGTTTGGTGATCATGACGAATACAGATTCAGGCGTTCATCAATTGGAAGGAATCATAGGAGAGGTTTATCGCTCCTTTACCTCTTGA
- a CDS encoding VOC family protein, whose translation MKIKRIDHVGIIVKDLSAAKDFFLELGLEVLGEAEVQGEWVERIIGLDDVRETIVMLGMPCGEATLELVKFHTPLDEKEIQPTFANTLGSQHIAFTVEDIEAVVAKLEKKGAELFGEIINYKNLYKLCYVRGPEGVMIELAEKMG comes from the coding sequence ATGAAGATCAAAAGGATAGATCATGTGGGAATCATCGTAAAAGATCTTTCGGCAGCTAAAGATTTTTTTCTTGAGCTTGGACTCGAAGTGCTGGGGGAAGCAGAAGTACAAGGGGAGTGGGTGGAGCGGATAATTGGGCTTGATGACGTTAGAGAGACGATTGTCATGTTAGGGATGCCGTGCGGCGAGGCAACTTTGGAACTGGTGAAGTTTCATACTCCGTTAGATGAAAAAGAGATACAGCCAACATTTGCAAATACGCTGGGCAGCCAGCATATAGCATTCACTGTAGAAGACATTGAAGCCGTTGTTGCCAAATTAGAAAAGAAAGGCGCAGAACTTTTTGGAGAGATAATAAACTACAAAAACCTCTATAAATTATGCTACGTGCGCGGACCTGAAGGGGTAATGATTGAGTTGGCGGAGAAGATGGGCTAA
- the mraY gene encoding phospho-N-acetylmuramoyl-pentapeptide-transferase, which translates to MRDQIIPAFIAFLVVAALSPLLIAVLRKLRLIQPIRKELPSDHQLKKGTPLMFGLILFVGIIVSNLYSPTPIMYFLSVTYILFSFVGFLDDFWKASRQDPGGVSGKTKLLFQFIFTSTLLYFVINNIGVDTSINIYKHISLNLPMVVYVIVITLFVVGSANAINFTDGLDGLLGVVAIPTYFFFFVVSDRPEVQLFCLIMMGCLLGFLIYNIYPAKAFMGDTGSLAIGGSLSFLAVIEKVEILIPILFFIYFAEQLSVILQVASFKLTHKRIFRMTPIHYHFGLKYGWSETTIVAVFGFISWFCVIICLAYWKLFLTP; encoded by the coding sequence GTGCGTGATCAAATAATCCCAGCATTCATTGCTTTTCTAGTTGTTGCGGCTTTATCTCCACTTTTAATTGCTGTTTTGAGAAAACTTAGGCTCATTCAACCGATCAGAAAAGAACTTCCGTCCGATCATCAGTTAAAAAAAGGCACTCCGTTAATGTTTGGACTTATTCTTTTTGTAGGAATTATCGTATCTAATCTTTACTCACCTACACCAATCATGTATTTCTTGTCTGTTACCTATATTCTTTTTAGTTTTGTTGGATTTTTGGATGATTTTTGGAAAGCTTCTCGTCAAGATCCAGGAGGGGTATCGGGGAAAACCAAACTTTTATTTCAATTTATTTTTACCAGTACTTTGCTTTATTTTGTGATCAACAATATCGGCGTGGATACCAGCATTAATATTTATAAACATATTTCGTTGAATCTTCCAATGGTGGTATATGTCATTGTCATCACGTTATTTGTCGTAGGTTCTGCAAATGCCATCAATTTCACGGATGGTTTAGACGGTCTTTTAGGCGTGGTTGCAATCCCTACATACTTTTTCTTTTTTGTGGTTTCAGACAGACCAGAGGTGCAGCTTTTTTGCTTGATTATGATGGGATGTTTACTCGGATTTCTCATTTATAATATATATCCTGCCAAAGCTTTTATGGGGGATACTGGTTCATTAGCTATCGGGGGATCGCTTTCATTTCTTGCTGTCATTGAAAAAGTTGAAATTTTAATTCCCATTTTGTTCTTTATCTATTTTGCTGAACAACTTTCGGTTATTTTACAAGTCGCGTCATTTAAACTTACTCATAAGCGTATTTTTAGAATGACTCCCATCCATTATCACTTTGGCTTAAAATATGGGTGGTCCGAAACTACAATTGTCGCGGTGTTTGGATTTATTTCTTGGTTTTGTGTTATTATCTGTTTGGCTTATTGGAAATTGTTTCTTACTCCTTAA